The following is a genomic window from Vitis vinifera cultivar Pinot Noir 40024 chromosome 6, ASM3070453v1.
ATTTGACTCACATGGAGATTCAAACAAGTTGTAAACCTATTTTGTGACACATTCATATTTAGAGGTGTTCAGCACACGCACTGAAACCAAATCCACCCAAAAAACTTTCAAGAGTGtgttaatttaaaatcatgatCTTCAAAATGCTAAATACCATAActgataattaatattttatgtctAAAAGGAAAGATGTCTACTTTTAACAGTTTCAAgtctaaaattaatttgacaCCTACAACCTAAAATACAGATGTTAAAACGGTCAGAGTCCAGAATTGAAGGGTAATGCTTATGAAAAGGAACTCATACATGTAAGACAGGTGACTCCGCTGCAAAActagttttgtttatttgtgaTTTATCCACACGTCCAAGTTCTATTTCATTCGTAACAGCACGGATTTTTGCCAAAGGTCTAAATTAGGTTCGAGGATCAGAATTGTGACATGCAAAACGAGAAAAACGGTTACCTTAAATCAATGTCAAACGGGAAGCATTTCTAAcactccaaattttttttcattcaaattttttttcattcaaatattaaaaggcTAAAAACATTTCCttaaatcattatcaaacacactctgaGCTCCCCAATTACGAAATGGACAACGAAATTAAACACTGGTCGAAACCGTTGAAATGATTTGATGCTCAACATAAATCGGAAGGAACAGTCTACTAGGCATATGCCCAATCAAATCAGGCTGTCTTGCTGTCAGCCAAGCTTCTCATTGTTTCCCAATTTCCATAACCATCCAGGATAGTTTGCCATTCACGTTTCTCTCCTTTTATCCATTGATGCAAACAAAAAAGATTCAACcaaccaataaataaataaaaccaacaaacaGATGAAAGGCACCAAAAAAAAGTCATTCCGCAAAATACCTCTTTGAGTCTCCCACCAACGGCCGGACTTGCTGAGAGTAAAGATGATTATGAGCCCAGAAGGAAGGTGATCACAAATACATACCATTCTTTTAAGACATAACTCACTGCAGAGGTTGgaatgaaaaagtaaaattcacatttaaagtttaatatataaggaatttttctgtctgaCAGTATGGTTCAAAAACATTTGCAACATTGTTAAAACCAGTGCAGCAAGCATGCACGATTCTTTGAAATATATCCAAAAGTAGGTTTcaatatttaatcaaatttacaATCATATATATACTGGTTTCCATGTCCAAAGAAAAGAGCTCATTGTCTCTCCAATTCTTTATTCTCAAATCAGATCACATTTACTAACGCTCTTTccatatgatataaaaatatctaTTGGTCTGAAGAGGGAGACATAGCATTACATCCACAGCATCTCTCATATCTGAAAAGGGAGTTCCCCACCTGTCATCAAAGAAGCACCTTTCATGATGTTAGAAAATTCATTGACACATGGAAATTTTCTCCGTAAAAGAAATAAGAACGGAAGCTATCTGAATAATGGTAACAATGAAAAATTCaagatataaaatttaagtagactatcattttttttgcaGGTACAATAATTTTCAGTATGCTACAAACTTGATTATCATTTTGTGCCTATAATTACACCTTTCATATGCTATACCCATCTAACAGGTGTTTGTATTTGCAAAAAAACAAGGAAGTTTCATGTACTCAATTGTTGTTTGGCAGAGAGATTTGGATCCATCCTAGTCAATGAGAATCCTAGAGAAGGCACTTAGAACCAATAAAACAAATGGGTCACTCTGGCCATGACCTTTAGGAAAGTAGGAACCATGAACACAACTATCTATACAAATTGAAATAGAGAAATCTCACAAAATCCAAATCAGATCCCTTTATAAATTGTAACCATAACTTCCACTCAGCAGTGACTCAGACcatggaaggaaatgaatggagCAGTTGTCGCACAAGGAGAATTCGGTTGTCTATCCTACTTTCAGGGTGAACCCTGGGGCAAAAGATTTTTGACATGTCAGAAGGTTCCCTTGTAGATGTGGCAGATGATGTGGATGAACTGTATGACAGGGCTGAcaaccaaatgaagaaagaaagctCACTTAGCTTATAAATGccaaattttgttgaaaatttgactCACAGGATTTCCTTAGTGTCTTCATACTCTGGACAGGGGTTGATGTTCATCACATGAAGGTCAAAAGATAAGTTGTATTTTCCAATATGAATCCTGTTGGAAAACCTCAAAGTTGATGAAAGGACATTAAAAGCAAGCTTTTCAGACATATGACACCCTCCTATTAGCCAGTTTATGATGGATGAAGTGAAAGTAGCCAGTTTATGATGGATGAAGTGAAAGTGGCCAGTTTATGATCAGCAAAATCGTATTTGGGAGAGTGATATTAAGGAATTTACAAACAAATTCAAGGAGCTGGTGACTCAGCTTAAAGGTCTGTCTAAATTGTGGCTTGGAATCAAATTCATATAAATAAGGTGATCTAATATCCTCAATGCATTGAAGAATGAAAAGAGTTAGAAGGCCCCACTTAGCTTCCACATGGTGATGATACGTCAATTGAGTATGGGAGACTAATCCTCTAACTAGTCAACAttcatatatagatatagatatatgaGTTCATGGTCCACAGAATAAAGAAGCATATAGCATATCAATGAACAAGGAGAAACTTGCATTTTGATGTTGAAACAAAGGGGAGAACAGAAACAGAAAACAATGGCACAAATCAGTGTCCAAGTTAGTTGACCCCTTCACCTTTCCTGCTGAAGGAACACAGTAGCCTTCCCTTAGTAAGCACTCTATTCCACCTAAGCAAGAAGAATGATTAGAGAAATAGTGTTATTTTTCAGATCTTGGTTCTTGAGAATGAAGCTTACATGCATATTCAGCATCAATGTGGTGCCATGGACCAATAGCATTTCTGTTCCACTAACAAATACGGATGTTTGGTTTCAGTACATAGTCCTTAAGACAATTTGTTTGATGTTTAGCTTGGTTCACCATCATCCTTGGTTATATGAAATAGATTGGTGGGAAGGCTAGCATGCTATTTTGCATTCAACAAGAAAGTTGTTAGCAAGCCTATCTTTGGAGAATATGGAGAGATATAAAAGGAAAAGCCAAGAATGTATTGAGAACCAGAAAAATCCTTCCCAACTTATTGCTAGGAAGCAATTTGAAGTGAAAATGAGAGTTGAAGTTCAGAATGTAGGGCTAACCAAAGCAAAGATGCAGCAGTATCTTTCTGCATTAAGTATCCTATAGAAGGGTCTGAATTGTCCACCAAATCTTCAGATGTTGCATCAACAAACTCACCAATTGATCTATCCTTAAATGTCATGTCCATTACAATACTGGCTTGGTCTTTTGGGTTATCAACCACTGATATTAATGGTGGAATTTGAGTGCTTTCCAGTAAGGTGCACCACTTGAACTAGTTTTGGTCTGTGGTGCCATTATAAATATGGATGGGATTCAATAAGGATGATATTTGGTATTTTAGAAAAAGAATGCTGGGTAGGGCATGGGAGCTGATGACTGCAGAAAGGCCTTGATACACATAGAGAGGTCACTACTAGCCAAGTGGGCCTAGTGCTAAAGATGAAGAAAACTGAGATCATGACACGTTTCACAGCTAAACAGTGAATTGGACATGCTTTATCCTACCCTTTGCTTGTCTCACACATGTAGCCTCGTATATATAGCCCTACCTTTTATGAAAAATggttctccatttttttctttaataatagaAACAGTTCCACTCTCCCCTGTCCCCTTCCACTGTTCACATATCAGGCAATATCAGCATTTGGCAACCCACTAGGGCAATGACCATCCAAGATAGCATTTATGCCCATTTCACCCCAAAAATACTTGTTCTAGGTGGAGCAATCTCTATCACGATCAgtagacaaaagaaaaatgtcCTCCAGATCAGAGTAGAATTACTAGATTTCTATGTGCAATTCCCCAAGCACCCCAAAACTCATACATTGCATTTTATTCTTAACCAAATCTTACGTCTTCGAGctacaaatgaaaagaaatatttgacaTACACACCAACAGAAGATGACTATGAGCTAGAAATGTCACATAGGTTTCCACCACCtacatattaaatttaattgagcctacaaattaagtaaaaaaagttAAGGATATAAAATTATGTACAGGCACACTCAAAACACTTAGTGTTCATAGGGTAGAAATCACATGTAACCAAATCTAATTACAGAAACAGAGAACAATccttaaaaatttgttaaaatcaGACCCATTGCTAAAGCATCCACACGTGCAGCTAATTCAAATGATGAATTCAGACTCAGAACTTAACTTCACAGGTAAGAAGCATTAAATTAAAGCAGTTCCTGGAATAATACTCACTTCTGCTACTTAAACAtagctaaaattaaaaatcacaaCGGACCTTCATGAAATGCATTGAATTGATGTCATTACTGGAATATACTTAATTAGTGCCAGAACTTGCAGCACATGAAGCTTGTACATTAGTGTCACCCAAAGGATTATGAGCACTAGTTTCAGCCATTCTCTGGTCGCCCAGTGATGGAGATGAGGTATCCTCTGAACTATCTGATACAGAAGAAGGGGTGGTTCTGCTATTGTCACGAGTTTCAAGATGCTCCATCATGCGTGATACAGTTGCAATTCCTGCATTAACCTCTCTTCTAACATCAGAACCAATATCTGCCATGGAAGTATTGCGAGAGAACAATCTCTCCTTCCATCCCCTTGTACTCTTCGAAATTGACTCTTTGTAcctaaaaagagaaagaaacataaataaatcaacaaacTTTGAACAAGCTATTGACTGGCTTtcatttatgattgaaaatttgataCCTCATTGACACTGCATTAAATCGAGATTTTAGGGTTTCTGAAAATGATTGAAATTCTGATGGTCCTGCTTTATCTTGACCACTTGGAAGAGATTGACCGGGAGACCTCCtacagaaaaatgattaaaatataaacaGTCGCTGAACATAGGATTTcaccacaaataataataataataataataataataataataataataataataataataataatatatttacgAAGTTCATCTGGTAAGAAAGTAAACTCAATCAAATTGAAGCATAGAAACTACCTATTGGTtgaggaataataataataataatatatttatgaagTTCATCTGGTCAGAAAGTAAACTCAGAATCAAATAGAAGCATAGAAATTACCTATTGTTTGAGGAAGTTCCATGCTGATTTGTAGTATGAATAATTGACCCAGATGCTGAGGCAGTAATTTCCTCGGCTTGGGAAGAAAGTTGTGATGTAGTAAGCCGAGAAGATTCTTCCCCCACAGCTGTAGGAAGGGAAGAGGGCATAGCAGCAGTAATTGCAGGAGCTGGTTCATCTTCCCCTCTCTGAGCTGGAGAGGAAGAAGCAGGACCAGCCTGAGGCGTGCTAGGATGAGCTGAGAACACCAGAAATTGTGGACGACCTTGAGCTGATGACCTAGTTCTCTGGCCTTCCCTTCTAGCAATGTGGCGTGCTCTGCCCATTGCAGCTGCAGCAGCTAAGTGCTGGATTATACGCTCTTCAAGTTCAGCATCATTCGCACCCACAGGTAACTGCAATACAACATAGAAACATGACCACATGAAAACAAGTCTCAGTGGAATCACCCAATATGCAATTTATTGCCAAGAGAGAACACAAAGAAAAGCTTCCATCTAGCACAGGCAGATTACAAACATGTTGTAATTCGAAATCCCCCAAAGTTGGATGATGAAATATTGTGGCATTTCTAGATGGATTAAACCGAAATGTTCTCTCCCGTTCCACTGCCTCAAGCAATTCCTGGCTGCCAAAATAATTCACATTAAGCAAGTCTTATCAAAGTTGGTAACAACAGCTAATGAAAATCAAAAAGACAAGGAACCCAATAAACCTGGTTGGATCCTTCAGGCTGATAGGCTGCCAACACATGGGGCACTGGGAGCTTCTCTGACACCTACAAGAttaagataaaatttcaaactactgcctttttctttttttctttatcttattCAAATATATGATTCAAAAGAACAAGTTCTTTCATTTTGGTTTACATGGGTGCATGGTTGtagatacaaaaaataaattttaaaaaaaaattaaattaaagaactCGGTAGTGGAAATCTCATCTAAAGAAGAAAAGTTTAATGAGCGCAAAAATATCAAGCAAGAATATATTCAACCTTCTACCAATTGAGCATGAAGACAATAAAATCCATGAAATAGAGTTGAACTTTAAGCTTATGAAGACAATAAGATCTGTCAAATTGAGGATCAAGCATACAACA
Proteins encoded in this region:
- the LOC100254749 gene encoding E3 ubiquitin-protein ligase RHF2A, with product MEAPGMEESNKSECHLTSAAAFVEGGIQEACDDACSICLEAFCDSDPSTVTSCKHEFHLQCILEWCQRSSQCPMCWQPISLKDPTSQELLEAVERERTFRFNPSRNATIFHHPTLGDFELQHLPVGANDAELEERIIQHLAAAAAMGRARHIARREGQRTRSSAQGRPQFLVFSAHPSTPQAGPASSSPAQRGEDEPAPAITAAMPSSLPTAVGEESSRLTTSQLSSQAEEITASASGSIIHTTNQHGTSSNNRRSPGQSLPSGQDKAGPSEFQSFSETLKSRFNAVSMRYKESISKSTRGWKERLFSRNTSMADIGSDVRREVNAGIATVSRMMEHLETRDNSRTTPSSVSDSSEDTSSPSLGDQRMAETSAHNPLGDTNVQASCAASSGTN